Proteins encoded in a region of the Quercus lobata isolate SW786 chromosome 8, ValleyOak3.0 Primary Assembly, whole genome shotgun sequence genome:
- the LOC115956604 gene encoding uncharacterized protein LOC115956604 gives MEQAILDGLQSLKLTKEEEEGIQLSIPSRAEWLEECQLSLFGKLLSNPQQNQRALKSTLRSAWKMGSDLRIVEVGNDILHFKFNSKYQMEWVEKNGPWNFDNNLLLLCRWRKGLTAANISFSHSSFWVQIWGIPFELMIEETGKAVGDKIGKLLEVDKRSWQLDQAKYMRVRVEIPLNKPLQRGGYLLNGEGEKVWVTFKYERLPTVCYKCGILGHDDRHCEELGLEQVTEYQYDDWIRANGNSRGGPERMKSRKEMQHQPGTLGRIVEQPSMVENAMVGSGGGSG, from the coding sequence ATGGAACAGGCTATTTTGGATGGGTTGCAGAGCTTAAAGCTTACCAAAGAGGAGGAAGAAGGTATTCAACTATCAATTCCTAGCAGAGCTGAGTGGCTGGAAGAGTGTCAACTTAGCTTGTTCGGGAAATTGCTGTCTAATCCGCAGCAAAATCAAAGGGCCTTAAAGAGTACTTTACGGTCGGCATGGAAGATGGGATCAGATCTTAGGATAGTAGAAGTTGGGAATGATATCCTCCATTTTAAGTTCAACTCTAAATACCAAATGGAATGGGTGGAGAAGAATGGACCGTGGAACTTTGATAACAATCTCCTATTGTTATGCCGGTGGAGAAAAGGATTAACAGCTGCAAACATTAGCTTCTCTCACTCATCgttttgggttcaaatttgGGGTATCCCATTTGAGCTTATGATAGAGGAAACGGGGAAAGCTGTTGGGGATAAGATAGGCAAGCTTCTTGAAGTTGATAAGAGATCTTGGCAGTTAGATCAGGCGAAGTATATGAGGGTCAGAGTGGAAATACCATTGAACAAGCCATTACAAAGAGGTGGATATTTGCTGAATGGAGAAGGAGAGAAGGTGTGGGTTACCTTCAAATATGAAAGGCTCCCAACGGTATGTTACAAGTGCGGAATATTGGGACATGATGATAGGCATTGCGAAGAGCTGGGACTGGAGCAAGTGACGGAGTACCAGTATGACGACTGGATAAGAGCTAACGGCAACTCTAGAGGTGGGCCGGAGAGgatgaaatcaagaaaagaaatgcAACATCAGCCAGGTACTTTGGGACGGATTGTGGAACAACCATCAATGGTGGAGAATGCCATGGTTGGCAGCGGTGGAGGAAGTGGGTAA
- the LOC115957638 gene encoding uncharacterized protein LOC115957638 encodes MAAIGLAAPWVLRRATCALALARSHHRLGINKNNIIIKLSHYKVLRSFTLPHPLTSSASEICHLAQAIKGEEKSANEEVKHILEMARRASSRREVLHTNFLTPPVLKESMLALEKLSDIRAVAQGGYPQAERCRISIGHPDVLTSDPDVIAALSVTGNFGFQPCSHGDFLGAILNKGIAREKLGDIILQGEKGAQIIIVPELVDFIILSLDKVGNVPVSCTKIPLISLDYEAPRTQTFKTVEASLRVDALASAGFKISRSKLVDSVSKGELRINWIPVSKNNTTLKTGDIVSVSGRGRLKIGEIRSTRKGKFEVELIRYL; translated from the exons ATGGCTGCCATTGGCTTGGCAGCACCATGGGTTCTAAGACGTGCAACTTGTGCTCTAGCTCTTGCTCGCTCTCATCATAGACTTGgtatcaacaaaaacaacatcatcatcaagCTCTCTCATTACAAAGTCCTCCGCTCTTTTACTCTCCCTCATCCTCTCACTTCTTCAG CTTCAGAAATATGCCACTTAGCACAAGCCATAAAGGGTGAAGAGAAAAGTGCTAATGAAGAAGTGAAACATATTCTTGAAATG gCTAGACGAGCATCATCAAGAAGAGAAGTTCTTCACACAAATTTTCTTACTCCACCAGTGCTCAAGGAGTCAATGCTGgcattggaaaaactatctgaCATTAGAGCAGTTGCTCAGGGAGGTTACCCACAG GCTGAGCGATGCCGGATTTCTATTGGACATCCAGATGTCCTGACAAGTGATCCAGATGTAATTGCAGCATTGAG TGTCACAGGAAACTTTGGGTTTCAACCTTGTTCTCATGGTGACTTCCTTGGTGCAATTCTTAATAAAGGGATTGCCAGGGAGAAACTCGGGGATATTATCTTGCAG GGAGAGAAGGGAGCTCAAATAATTATTGTTCCAGAACTTGTTGACTTTATTATATTGTCATTAGACAAG gttgGTAATGTTCCAGTCTCTTGCACGAAGATACCATTGATCTCTCTTGATTATGAAGCACCTAG GACCCAAACATTTAAAACTGTAGAAGCATCTCTAAGGGTTGATGCTCTGGCTAGTGCAGGATTTAAGATTTCGCGATCAAAACTTGTTGACTCGGTCAG TAAGGGGGAGCTGCGTATCAATTGGATTCCTGTTTCTAAAAACAACACTACACTCAAGACTGGTGATATTGTCTCCGTTAGTGGAAGAGGAAGATTAAAG ATAGGAGAAATAAGGTCTACACGGAAGGGAAAATTTGAGGTCGAGCTCATTCGATATCTATAG
- the LOC115956607 gene encoding protein GRIM REAPER, with translation MGYSTNLLKLTTILSLVLSLQYQTAFSNDIEDDEEYVVDSPLSNLRSRSRFLASVIKKGTDCNPITNNVCNGVSANKGKSLLYCCKKHCRNVLSDKNNCGACGKKCQEGQHCCNGRCTNTFYNVNHCGKCNKKCKNGVKCEYGYCGYA, from the coding sequence ATGGGTTACAGTACTAATCTCCTCAAGCTTACAACCATTCTCTCCCTTGTCCTATCTTTGCAATATCAAACAGCCTTCTCAAATGACATTGAAGACGACGAAGAATACGTAGTAGACTCCCCATTGTCCAATCTCAGATCGAGAAGCCGGTTCTTAGCAAGTGTAATAAAGAAAGGTACAGATTGTAATCCCATTACTAACAATGTATGTAATGGGGTATCGGCAAACAAAGGGAAGAGCCTTCTCTATTGCTGCAAGAAACATTGCCGTAATGTTCTTTCAGATAAGAACAACTGTGGAGCATGTGGGAAAAAGTGCCAAGAAGGACAGCATTGCTGCAATGGAAGATGTACTAACACTTTTTACAATGTGAATCACTGTGGAAAGTGTAACAAGAAGTGTAAGAATGGTGTCAAATGTGAGTATGGATATTGTGGGTATGCCTGA
- the LOC115956606 gene encoding uncharacterized protein LOC115956606, which yields MVKRFFLPFEAETILNIPLSYNLPEDSIIWLGNKWGVFTVRNAYYVALPIVENSEEGECSSGDSRTRLWKKVWQLKLPAKVRIFAWKACMDGLPTKLKLAKRGLNVGAECPLCEKAVESSSHALIYLEILDAGSPNDLETLFVTAWAIWFNRNQVVHESKSSPHSQIWNLARRTQEDYKNAVLFCRAQQQQAPDVGWAAPPPDVYKINVDGATAGIGCRSSVGVVIRDCRGMAVAAVSKVLNGNYGAAVTEAFAVEEGILLAREMELQRIIVESDSCEVVDAINESSCNGEFGMVI from the exons ATGGTTAAGAggttttttcttccttttgagGCTGAAACCATCCTTAACATTCCCCTCAGCTATAATTTACCGGAAGATAGCATAATCTGGTTAGGAAACAAATGGGGAGTTTTCACTGTTAGGAATGCATATTATGTTGCGCTTCCTATTGTGGAAAATTCAGAGGAGGGTGAATGCTCAAGCGGTGACTCTAGGACTCGCTTATGGAAGAAGGTTTGGCAACTCAAGCTCCCTGCCAAAGTTAGAATTTTTGCTTGGAAGGCTTGTATGGATGGGCTGCCCACTAAGCTGAAATTGGCTAAGAGAGGTCTAAATGTGGGGGCTGAATGTCCTCTCTGTGAAAAGGCTGTTGAAAGCTCTAGCCATGCcttaatttatt TGGAAATATTAGATGCTGGCTCTCCAAATGACCTTGAGACTCTCTTTGTTACTGCGTGGGCTATTTGGTTTAACAGAAATCAAGTGGTTCATGAGTCTAAAAGCAGTCCCCACTCTCAAATTTGGAACCTGGCGAGGCGTACACAGGAGGATTACAAAAATGCAGTTCTGTTTTGTCGGGCTCAACAGCAACAAGCCCCAGATGTTGGTTGGGCAGCACCTCCTCCGGATGTATATAAGATAAATGTTGATGGTGCTACGGCTGGGATTGGATGTAGGTCCTCTGTGGGTGTAGTTATTCGAGATTGTAGGGGGATGGCTGTTGCTGCGGTTAGTAAGGTGCTAAATGGAAACTATGGGGCGGCTGTTACAGAAGCTTTTGCAGTAGAAGAAGGGATTCTGTTGGCTAGGGAGATGGAGCTTCAAAGAATTATTGTGGAATCTGACTCTTGTGAAGTGGTTGACGCTATTAACGAGAGTAGTTGTAATGGTGAATTTGGGATGGTCATCTAA